Proteins from one Gimesia maris genomic window:
- a CDS encoding AraC family transcriptional regulator, which translates to MRFPERRKIALLVQTSSDWSRQIIQGIADYALEQGGWDFWIEFRGLQEQLRLPASWNGHGTVCRLTDARIQQSILRRKLPAVNVSWLGKHSAKIPKVVSDERACARLAADFFLRKGFRSCGYIGPDPTLKYQPIIENEFQKRIVQGEGVCYQFPYYELTKEDDYQKQQKRLKEWLWELPKPVALLVWSSKVGREVATVCVNHHLEIPDQVAILSIEHDPLMSALSPVPLSCINQSPHVVGYEAAQLLDQLIQGAPPPAEPILIPPLLIEERASTDTLFADDGLVREAIQFIRQHAQEPLQVSDLTDHLNVSRRILEHRFQKALHRSPAAEIRQEKLKRIIKLLQETKLTISQIAARCGFQHQEAMIRMFGRVTGMSPREYRQQNHSRP; encoded by the coding sequence GTGAGATTTCCCGAACGTCGCAAAATAGCCTTACTCGTACAGACTTCCAGCGACTGGAGTCGTCAGATCATTCAGGGCATCGCCGATTATGCGCTCGAGCAGGGGGGCTGGGATTTCTGGATTGAGTTCCGTGGACTGCAGGAGCAGCTGCGACTTCCCGCTTCGTGGAACGGGCATGGTACGGTCTGCCGTCTGACTGATGCCCGCATTCAGCAATCGATCCTGCGAAGGAAGTTGCCCGCAGTCAATGTGTCCTGGCTGGGTAAGCATTCCGCGAAGATTCCCAAAGTGGTTTCAGACGAACGGGCCTGTGCCAGACTCGCCGCGGATTTCTTCCTGCGAAAGGGGTTCCGTTCCTGCGGCTATATCGGCCCTGACCCCACGTTGAAATATCAGCCGATCATCGAGAATGAGTTTCAGAAAAGGATTGTGCAGGGGGAAGGGGTCTGTTATCAGTTTCCTTATTATGAACTCACGAAAGAAGACGACTATCAAAAACAGCAGAAACGTTTGAAGGAGTGGTTGTGGGAACTGCCCAAGCCGGTGGCGCTGCTGGTCTGGTCGAGCAAGGTCGGTCGTGAAGTCGCGACGGTCTGTGTGAACCATCATCTGGAAATTCCCGATCAGGTGGCGATCCTGAGTATCGAACATGATCCGCTGATGTCGGCGCTCTCCCCCGTGCCTCTCTCTTGTATCAATCAATCGCCTCATGTCGTCGGTTATGAAGCAGCGCAATTGCTGGACCAGTTGATTCAGGGAGCACCACCGCCTGCGGAACCGATCCTGATTCCTCCGCTGTTGATCGAAGAACGCGCTTCGACCGATACACTGTTTGCCGACGATGGTCTGGTCCGCGAAGCCATTCAGTTTATTCGTCAACACGCACAGGAACCATTGCAGGTCTCAGATTTGACCGATCATCTGAATGTATCGCGGCGGATTCTGGAACATCGTTTTCAGAAAGCCCTGCATCGTTCCCCGGCAGCAGAGATTCGCCAGGAAAAATTGAAGCGGATTATCAAACTGTTGCAGGAAACGAAGCTGACCATCTCACAAATTGCCGCCCGCTGTGGATTCCAGCATCAGGAAGCCATGATCCGCATGTTCGGTCGTGTGACAGGCATGTCCCCCCGTGAATATCGACAGCAGAATCACAGCCGCCCATGA
- a CDS encoding N,N-dimethylformamidase beta subunit family domain-containing protein, producing the protein MISSCLRLYLILLFAGMLTVPLAAADDDAGSIFIEGYTNQLSYQPGEKVALHLSSSEPQYTVEITRRGPENKTVFKETRKNGAAYPVPENASSHGCQWPAAFELTIPDSWQSGYYNVRLSVADRGGKFIQRNSRSAESNLFFIVRAKQPGSQTKILIQLSTNTYNAYNNWGGSSLYSYHGRANLQGHRVSFNRPLAGQFANWELPFIIWAESNGYQLDYAANSDLEFHPELLKHYRLVLSVGHDEYWSAPMRDHLEQFISEGGNVAFFSGNSVCWQVRSEDDGRALTCWKQWYNQDPLFPDGDHRLLSTLWSHHLVNRPENQLTGVGFLYGGYHKSHGQFMDGSGAYQVHRPAHWVFEKTGIKQGDEFGGKDSIVGYECDGCQFEMKEGLPVPTFKDGTPRTFEILATCPAKWAPGDSLWYDRFEKDRVGAAVLGMYTSGGTVFTVGSTDWAHGLRGKDPVVQQVTKNILDRLSK; encoded by the coding sequence ATGATTTCATCCTGCTTGAGACTCTATCTGATATTGCTGTTCGCTGGCATGTTGACTGTTCCACTCGCTGCAGCCGACGATGATGCCGGCTCAATTTTTATCGAAGGTTATACAAATCAGCTGAGTTATCAGCCTGGAGAGAAGGTTGCCTTACATCTTTCCAGCTCAGAGCCACAGTACACTGTCGAAATCACTCGACGGGGACCAGAGAACAAAACGGTTTTCAAAGAAACCCGCAAGAATGGCGCTGCTTATCCTGTCCCGGAGAATGCGTCTTCCCATGGTTGTCAGTGGCCGGCCGCGTTTGAGTTGACCATCCCCGATTCCTGGCAGAGCGGATATTACAATGTCCGGCTGTCAGTCGCCGACCGGGGCGGGAAGTTCATTCAGCGAAATTCGCGTTCTGCAGAATCGAACCTGTTTTTCATTGTCAGAGCGAAACAGCCGGGCAGCCAGACGAAGATTCTGATTCAGCTGAGCACGAATACTTACAATGCTTATAACAACTGGGGCGGCTCCAGTCTTTACAGCTATCACGGCCGCGCGAATCTGCAGGGGCATCGCGTTTCCTTCAACCGTCCCCTGGCGGGACAGTTTGCCAACTGGGAACTGCCGTTTATTATCTGGGCAGAAAGTAACGGATATCAACTTGATTACGCTGCCAACAGCGATCTGGAATTTCATCCGGAACTCTTGAAACATTATCGCCTGGTATTGAGTGTCGGCCATGATGAATACTGGTCGGCTCCGATGCGTGATCACCTGGAACAGTTTATCAGCGAAGGAGGCAACGTGGCGTTCTTCAGTGGCAACTCGGTCTGCTGGCAGGTGCGCAGTGAAGACGACGGGCGGGCACTGACCTGCTGGAAACAATGGTATAATCAGGACCCGCTGTTTCCGGACGGCGATCATCGTCTGCTGTCGACGCTGTGGAGTCATCACCTGGTGAACCGTCCGGAAAATCAGCTGACGGGTGTCGGCTTTCTGTACGGCGGTTATCATAAGAGTCACGGGCAGTTTATGGATGGTTCCGGCGCTTATCAGGTCCATCGTCCTGCACACTGGGTGTTTGAAAAGACCGGCATCAAGCAGGGTGACGAATTTGGCGGCAAAGACAGCATCGTCGGGTATGAGTGTGATGGCTGTCAGTTTGAGATGAAAGAGGGGCTGCCTGTACCGACCTTCAAGGATGGGACGCCCCGTACATTTGAAATCCTGGCTACCTGTCCCGCGAAATGGGCACCCGGCGACAGTCTGTGGTATGACCGGTTTGAAAAAGATCGCGTTGGAGCTGCCGTTCTGGGAATGTATACCAGCGGGGGCACGGTCTTCACGGTTGGCAGCACTGACTGGGCTCATGGATTGCGCGGGAAAGACCCTGTTGTACAGCAGGTGACAAAAAATATTCTGGACCGTCTGTCGAAATAA
- a CDS encoding GNAT family N-acetyltransferase has translation MRNTLEKQTLETPRLILRQWRESDVAPFAEMNADRKVMQYFPETLSHEESTHLVERYQQHFDEYGFGLWAVEVKDQAEFVGFIGLAVPQFTAYFTPCVEICWRLAAPYWNQGIATEGAQATLDFGFNHCNLKEVVGFTVPANVASRRVMEKIGMSYIDNFDHPAIPSDAPLSRHVLYRITKAERDAFKAG, from the coding sequence ATGCGAAACACCTTGGAGAAACAAACCTTGGAAACTCCTCGACTAATTCTGAGACAGTGGCGCGAATCTGATGTCGCTCCCTTCGCAGAGATGAATGCCGACCGGAAGGTCATGCAATATTTTCCAGAGACGCTTTCACACGAAGAAAGTACTCACCTGGTTGAACGCTATCAACAGCATTTTGATGAGTACGGCTTTGGTCTCTGGGCGGTTGAGGTTAAAGACCAGGCAGAGTTCGTCGGTTTTATTGGACTGGCGGTGCCTCAATTTACCGCTTATTTTACACCCTGTGTCGAGATTTGCTGGCGGCTGGCAGCACCCTACTGGAACCAGGGCATTGCCACAGAGGGAGCACAGGCAACACTGGACTTTGGATTCAATCACTGCAATCTTAAAGAGGTCGTGGGCTTTACAGTCCCGGCGAATGTGGCTTCGCGACGGGTGATGGAAAAAATCGGTATGAGCTATATCGATAACTTTGATCACCCTGCGATACCAAGCGATGCCCCGCTCTCGCGTCATGTCCTGTATCGGATTACCAAAGCAGAACGGGACGCGTTTAAGGCAGGTTGA
- a CDS encoding PVC-type heme-binding CxxCH protein, whose amino-acid sequence MKVCRFAVLLLMFCVNFPGHLTAVEPDSPAELIQVPGDWEQQLDGKYADYDGFAWYRCYVKVPDNWADMNARPLWRDSVTLSIEKLADAHELYINGTRIGQIGRFPPQFESGFEKYQRYKVPPGTLKLGKYNTIAVRVFNAEGPGGFRGVPPILAGYFLECVLKGEWEFLVGDNPKWALAAVADKPKHAAYDQFTPATSTLKRSSQLSPGRRLPPEKSIELFEVAAGMHVEQLLTEPLIGQPLFMSFDERGRMWVVQYRQYPYPAGLKVLSRNKYYRMEFDQVPPPPPHHFPGNDRITIHEDTNGDGKYDDHKVFAGDLNIATSVVKGRGGVWVLNPPYLMFYPDKNNDDIPDADPEVHLRGFGISDTHSAPNSLQWGPDGWLYMVQGSNVVSHLKNSAKADAPAIYCEGPAVWRYHPETKRYELFAEGGGNAFGLEVDGDGRVYSGHNGGGTRGFYYVQGGYYEKGTERKYGDVSNPYAFGLLPFMKHAATPRFSHALVKYEGDTLPEKYRGHLLSVDPLHQYLVFSEIKPLGSTFETEDLSFPLRSTDLGFRPIEIKVGPDGGVYVADFYEEFIAHGQHYQGQVDPNSGRIYRFQANDAPSRKIEDLSKKTTPELLELLKHPNEWQRRTALRLLGDRKDASAIPTLKQWIKENDGHLALEAFWALNLCQGFDETVAEQTLKHPHPMVRFWTVRLLGDDRVVSTHLGQALIALAQAEPNAEVRGQLAATARRLPADVCLPIVAALANHAEDVDDRHQPLMVWWALESKVDSDREQVLALFKESELWNQPLIKTAILERLMRRYATAGSRTDLISCARLFELAPDDISKKTLMAGFENSFKGRSLAGLPEVLVKALADAGGGSTTLQMRLGNPRAIQIALDAIKSPGKNQAQLVEYIQVLGELQEPQALLALQKLLSTTKVPDIQTGLLVALQKYNEPQIAGTILKRYSDFSEPVREVALSTLVSRKEWTRQLLADIDTGQIAAATIPEDLVRKMTIHPDQQIADLVSKHWKTIKGASNQQMQDQIARVSKLLGTGSSDVYHGKELYQQNCAKCHILFGEGKRVGPELTQYKRDDSLRMLMHIVNPSAEIREGYETYLVITADGLVVSGFLFDQDQQIVVIRGADGQNVTIKRENIDEMVKQPKSLMPEGLLDKLSEQDLRDLFGFLRSSQPVFK is encoded by the coding sequence ATGAAAGTCTGTCGGTTTGCAGTCCTGCTTCTCATGTTTTGTGTGAATTTCCCCGGACATCTAACTGCTGTGGAACCTGATTCTCCGGCTGAACTGATACAGGTCCCCGGTGACTGGGAGCAGCAGCTGGATGGCAAGTACGCTGACTATGACGGCTTCGCATGGTATCGCTGTTACGTCAAGGTTCCGGATAACTGGGCAGACATGAATGCACGTCCCCTCTGGCGGGATTCGGTGACGTTGTCGATTGAAAAGCTGGCGGACGCGCATGAGCTGTATATTAATGGAACCCGCATCGGGCAGATTGGCCGCTTCCCTCCGCAATTTGAAAGCGGATTCGAGAAGTATCAGCGTTACAAAGTTCCGCCGGGAACTCTGAAACTGGGAAAGTACAACACCATCGCCGTTCGCGTTTTTAATGCAGAGGGGCCAGGTGGTTTTCGGGGCGTACCTCCGATTCTGGCGGGCTACTTTCTGGAATGCGTCTTGAAAGGGGAGTGGGAATTCCTGGTGGGGGACAACCCGAAGTGGGCGCTCGCCGCGGTGGCAGACAAACCGAAACATGCCGCCTATGATCAGTTCACCCCCGCAACATCGACACTCAAGCGTTCCAGTCAACTCTCCCCGGGACGCAGACTACCTCCAGAAAAGTCGATAGAGCTGTTTGAAGTAGCCGCGGGCATGCATGTGGAACAGTTACTCACTGAACCGCTGATCGGGCAGCCGCTGTTTATGAGCTTCGATGAACGGGGGCGCATGTGGGTTGTGCAGTACCGTCAGTATCCCTACCCGGCGGGGCTGAAGGTATTGAGTCGCAACAAATATTATCGCATGGAATTTGATCAGGTTCCGCCGCCCCCTCCGCATCATTTTCCCGGTAATGACCGGATTACGATTCACGAAGATACCAACGGCGACGGTAAATATGACGACCACAAGGTTTTCGCCGGTGATCTGAATATCGCGACATCTGTTGTCAAAGGGCGGGGCGGTGTCTGGGTACTCAACCCGCCTTACCTGATGTTTTATCCCGATAAAAATAACGATGACATTCCCGACGCCGACCCTGAGGTCCATCTGCGGGGCTTTGGAATTTCCGATACCCATTCTGCTCCCAACAGCCTGCAGTGGGGACCGGATGGCTGGTTGTATATGGTGCAGGGAAGCAATGTAGTATCACATTTGAAAAACAGCGCTAAAGCCGATGCGCCGGCAATTTACTGTGAAGGCCCCGCAGTCTGGCGTTATCATCCGGAAACAAAACGCTACGAACTGTTTGCCGAAGGGGGCGGTAATGCTTTTGGCCTGGAAGTGGATGGCGACGGTCGCGTCTATTCCGGTCATAACGGGGGAGGCACGCGTGGTTTCTATTATGTGCAGGGAGGGTATTACGAAAAAGGAACGGAGCGCAAGTACGGCGATGTCAGTAACCCTTATGCCTTCGGTCTGCTGCCGTTCATGAAACATGCCGCGACGCCCCGCTTCAGCCATGCCCTGGTGAAATACGAGGGGGATACGCTGCCGGAAAAATATCGAGGCCATCTGCTGTCGGTGGATCCCCTGCATCAGTACCTGGTCTTTTCTGAAATCAAGCCGCTGGGTTCCACGTTTGAGACAGAAGATCTCAGCTTTCCGCTTCGCAGTACCGACCTGGGATTTCGTCCGATTGAAATCAAAGTCGGTCCGGACGGGGGCGTGTATGTGGCCGACTTCTATGAAGAGTTCATCGCCCACGGTCAACACTACCAGGGCCAGGTCGATCCCAATTCCGGTCGCATCTACCGCTTCCAGGCAAATGATGCGCCGTCGCGTAAAATTGAGGATCTCAGCAAAAAAACGACGCCCGAGTTACTGGAGCTGCTCAAACATCCCAATGAGTGGCAGCGACGGACCGCGTTGAGGCTGCTCGGCGATCGGAAAGATGCTTCCGCCATCCCCACGCTGAAACAGTGGATCAAGGAGAATGACGGACATCTGGCGCTGGAAGCCTTCTGGGCGTTGAATCTCTGTCAGGGTTTCGATGAGACAGTTGCAGAGCAGACGCTGAAACATCCTCATCCCATGGTTCGTTTCTGGACCGTACGTCTGCTGGGGGATGACAGGGTGGTCTCCACTCATCTGGGCCAGGCTCTGATTGCGCTGGCACAAGCGGAACCGAACGCCGAAGTGCGTGGTCAGCTGGCGGCGACGGCGCGACGTCTGCCCGCGGACGTCTGTCTGCCGATCGTGGCGGCCCTTGCGAACCATGCAGAAGATGTCGACGACCGACATCAGCCGTTGATGGTCTGGTGGGCGCTGGAATCCAAAGTGGATTCCGATCGCGAACAGGTGCTCGCGCTGTTCAAAGAATCGGAACTGTGGAATCAGCCGTTGATTAAAACAGCGATCCTGGAACGACTGATGCGCCGCTATGCGACCGCAGGCAGCCGTACCGATCTGATCTCCTGTGCCAGGCTTTTCGAGCTGGCTCCGGATGACATCTCAAAGAAAACGCTGATGGCGGGTTTTGAGAATTCATTCAAAGGCCGTTCACTGGCTGGTCTGCCGGAAGTACTGGTGAAAGCCCTCGCGGATGCGGGGGGTGGATCCACGACGTTACAGATGCGGTTGGGAAATCCGCGTGCAATTCAGATCGCGCTGGATGCGATCAAGTCGCCGGGGAAGAATCAGGCACAGCTGGTCGAATACATCCAGGTTCTGGGTGAGTTACAGGAGCCACAGGCTCTGCTTGCACTGCAAAAGCTGTTGAGCACGACCAAAGTGCCCGACATACAGACCGGCCTGCTGGTCGCATTGCAGAAATATAACGAGCCGCAAATCGCGGGTACTATTTTGAAACGCTACTCCGATTTCAGCGAACCGGTGCGCGAAGTGGCGTTATCGACGCTGGTCAGTCGCAAAGAGTGGACCCGCCAGTTGCTGGCAGACATTGATACCGGTCAGATCGCAGCCGCTACGATTCCCGAAGATCTGGTTCGCAAAATGACCATTCACCCGGATCAACAGATCGCTGATCTGGTCAGTAAACACTGGAAGACAATCAAGGGGGCATCGAACCAGCAGATGCAGGATCAGATTGCCCGCGTCTCGAAATTGCTGGGAACGGGGTCCAGTGACGTGTATCATGGCAAAGAACTCTACCAGCAGAATTGTGCCAAATGTCACATTCTGTTTGGAGAGGGAAAACGTGTGGGCCCGGAACTGACACAATATAAACGGGATGATTCACTGCGGATGCTGATGCACATCGTCAATCCCAGTGCGGAAATCAGGGAAGGTTATGAAACGTACCTGGTGATCACCGCGGATGGTCTGGTGGTATCCGGGTTCCTGTTTGACCAGGATCAGCAGATTGTGGTCATCCGGGGTGCAGACGGACAGAACGTGACAATCAAACGTGAAAACATCGATGAAATGGTCAAGCAGCCCAAGTCACTGATGCCGGAAGGATTGCTTGATAAACTGAGCGAACAGGATCTGCGCGATCTGTTCGGGTTCCTGCGGAGCAGTCAGCCCGTATTCAAATAA
- a CDS encoding GH3 auxin-responsive promoter family protein, producing MRALNLLRAAGGTFTRRRYRRAAHSFLAHTSRCREVQQQTLQRILHLNADSDFSRKWQLDGSCTIEDFQTRFPVSDYERFRPWIDRVKTGETTALLGAANRLLMFTLSSGTTADSKFIPITEPFLKDYRQGWQNWGILTYDDFPRLKYQNIVQLSSNFDKFRTPGGTPCGNISGLVAAMQSPVVKLLYTVPGEVSQIEDPHLKYYTALRLAIADREVGMITTANPSTLLHLAQFADQQRESLIRDIADGRLTGAAQLEPAILRILQSKLKRKNRARARELEHIVARTGHLYPRDFWPGLSLLAVWMGGSAGAYLSQLAPFYGTPPVRDHGLSASEGRMTIPLESGTSTGVLDITSHFFEFVPEDEDPLTSTNILTADQLEVGQNYFILLTTPSGLYRYHICDVVRCTGFYSQTPLLEFLHKGAHISNLTGEKITESQVVAAVRDAVAHTSLEIGQYTLIPQWGEPPRYQLLLEASALPSTDQLPTLLEHLDRSLQETNCEYAEKRQSGRLAMPVACELTSGTWRRFAAERQQKLGGSIEQYKHPCLIPELDYAQQILQRFS from the coding sequence ATGCGTGCCCTGAATCTGCTACGGGCTGCCGGCGGCACTTTCACACGACGACGTTATCGTCGCGCCGCCCATTCGTTTCTTGCCCATACCTCACGCTGCCGCGAAGTTCAGCAACAGACTCTGCAGCGCATTCTGCATTTAAATGCAGACAGCGATTTCAGCCGCAAGTGGCAGCTGGATGGTTCCTGCACAATCGAAGATTTCCAGACCCGCTTTCCCGTCTCCGATTACGAACGCTTTCGTCCCTGGATTGATCGTGTCAAAACTGGTGAGACAACCGCGCTGCTGGGAGCCGCCAATCGACTGCTGATGTTTACCCTCAGCAGTGGCACCACCGCGGATTCCAAATTCATTCCCATCACCGAGCCCTTTCTGAAAGACTATCGACAGGGCTGGCAGAACTGGGGCATTCTGACCTACGACGATTTTCCCCGTCTCAAGTATCAGAACATCGTGCAGCTGTCGAGTAACTTCGACAAGTTCCGCACGCCAGGTGGCACACCCTGTGGCAATATCAGCGGCCTCGTCGCAGCCATGCAGAGCCCGGTCGTCAAACTCCTGTATACCGTTCCCGGCGAAGTCTCACAGATTGAAGACCCGCACCTCAAATACTATACCGCCTTGCGACTGGCAATTGCGGATCGGGAAGTCGGCATGATCACCACCGCCAACCCGAGCACGCTCCTGCATCTGGCACAGTTTGCAGATCAGCAGCGCGAATCGCTGATCCGCGATATCGCTGATGGCCGACTGACGGGCGCCGCACAACTGGAACCGGCCATTCTCAGAATCCTGCAGTCGAAACTCAAACGAAAAAACCGCGCCCGGGCCCGCGAACTGGAACACATCGTTGCACGCACGGGGCACCTCTATCCCCGCGACTTCTGGCCGGGACTGTCTCTGCTGGCAGTCTGGATGGGGGGATCCGCGGGGGCGTACCTGTCGCAACTGGCTCCCTTTTATGGCACCCCACCTGTCCGCGATCACGGGCTCTCCGCCAGCGAAGGGCGCATGACAATTCCCCTCGAATCGGGCACGTCCACCGGCGTCCTGGATATCACATCTCACTTCTTTGAGTTTGTTCCCGAAGACGAAGACCCGTTGACCTCCACAAATATTCTCACTGCCGATCAACTGGAAGTGGGACAGAATTATTTCATCCTGCTGACTACGCCTTCAGGATTGTACCGCTACCATATCTGTGACGTTGTCCGCTGCACCGGGTTTTACAGCCAGACTCCTTTACTGGAGTTTCTGCATAAGGGCGCGCATATCTCCAATCTGACCGGCGAAAAGATTACCGAATCACAGGTCGTTGCCGCAGTTCGCGATGCCGTCGCACACACTTCGCTGGAAATCGGTCAGTACACCCTGATCCCGCAATGGGGAGAGCCTCCCCGCTATCAACTGCTGCTGGAAGCATCCGCTCTGCCGTCAACCGATCAACTTCCGACTCTACTGGAACACCTCGACCGAAGTTTGCAGGAGACCAATTGTGAATACGCAGAGAAACGCCAGTCCGGTCGCCTGGCAATGCCCGTCGCCTGCGAACTGACATCAGGCACCTGGCGCCGCTTTGCCGCAGAACGACAGCAGAAACTGGGCGGCAGCATCGAACAGTACAAGCATCCCTGCCTGATCCCCGAACTCGATTATGCTCAACAGATTCTGCAACGCTTTTCCTGA
- a CDS encoding small basic protein, translating into MSLDKSLKSKSTLVRARNVLKRAERIEKLKFEDRWVEGQGALGLPKVRVEKISIGKKKKKKKDDDED; encoded by the coding sequence GTGTCACTCGACAAAAGTTTAAAGAGCAAGAGTACGCTGGTCCGTGCACGTAACGTGTTAAAGCGGGCGGAACGTATTGAAAAGTTGAAATTCGAAGACCGCTGGGTCGAAGGCCAGGGTGCCCTCGGTTTACCCAAAGTACGCGTCGAAAAGATTTCGATTGGTAAGAAGAAGAAAAAGAAGAAAGACGACGACGAAGATTAA
- a CDS encoding sodium:solute symporter family protein encodes MDWSIVVCYLLSSIVIGLWANRYVGNLSDYLVAGRKLRIRLALATMTGTELGLVTVMYMAELGFIQQYASLYLAFLEAGAVLVIGLTGFVVYRLRDSSIMTIPEYYEKRYSQSVRVVGASVMVVSGVLNMGLFLKAGSQFLTAISGLQDEMYLKLIMTGLLLLVLFYTVLGGMVSVVITDLIQFLILGTGMVIVTCVIFWSIGWEGFSAIVTEQNGYFDPTNPENPSGKGGGIGWLQIIQMTVVIGSAAMLWPTSAARTLSCQSAAVAKRLYTLSSISFLARRALPVFWGIGTFAFFASQPELFAEFEEAVKTNSSITSLSAMPLFLAKVVPTGLLGLVTAGMIAAFMSTHDSYLLCWSGVITQDIVAPLAGPMSQRSRILVTRIAIFVIGAMLLIWGLWYEVSSDLWGYLAVTGTVYLAGAIPTVVGGLYWSRGSQAGALAAILGGLLGLSAMGPCVEQLNDWFSSDLNGTHLTLITFAFSAVVYVLGSLLLPDQPRATNTDSVEPVAEV; translated from the coding sequence TTGGACTGGTCGATCGTCGTCTGCTACCTGTTGTCATCGATCGTAATTGGTTTGTGGGCCAATCGTTACGTCGGAAATCTGTCTGATTACCTCGTCGCAGGCCGCAAACTTCGCATTCGACTGGCTTTGGCGACCATGACGGGGACCGAACTCGGGCTGGTGACTGTCATGTACATGGCAGAGCTTGGGTTTATTCAGCAGTATGCGTCCCTCTACCTGGCGTTTCTGGAAGCGGGGGCGGTCCTGGTGATCGGGCTGACCGGTTTTGTCGTTTATCGCCTGCGGGATTCCTCGATCATGACGATTCCCGAATATTACGAAAAACGCTATTCACAGTCTGTTCGCGTGGTGGGGGCCAGCGTAATGGTGGTTTCCGGCGTCCTCAATATGGGGCTGTTCCTGAAAGCGGGGTCCCAGTTTCTGACCGCGATATCCGGCCTGCAGGATGAGATGTATCTCAAACTGATCATGACCGGACTGTTATTGCTGGTACTGTTTTATACGGTGCTGGGGGGAATGGTTTCCGTGGTCATTACGGACCTGATCCAGTTTCTGATCCTGGGAACCGGCATGGTCATCGTGACGTGCGTGATCTTCTGGTCGATCGGCTGGGAGGGATTTTCAGCCATCGTCACGGAGCAAAACGGCTATTTTGATCCCACCAACCCTGAGAACCCGTCCGGAAAAGGAGGCGGGATTGGCTGGCTGCAAATTATCCAGATGACGGTGGTGATTGGTTCCGCCGCCATGTTGTGGCCTACCAGCGCAGCACGAACGCTCTCCTGCCAGAGTGCGGCGGTCGCGAAGAGACTCTATACACTAAGTTCGATCTCTTTTCTGGCGCGGCGGGCACTCCCGGTGTTCTGGGGGATTGGCACTTTTGCCTTTTTCGCGTCTCAACCCGAACTGTTCGCTGAATTTGAAGAGGCAGTGAAAACCAACAGCTCGATCACTTCTCTGTCTGCGATGCCTCTGTTTCTGGCGAAAGTCGTGCCGACTGGATTGCTGGGGCTGGTGACCGCAGGCATGATCGCCGCGTTCATGTCGACCCATGACAGCTACCTGCTCTGCTGGAGTGGTGTGATTACACAGGATATCGTTGCCCCACTGGCGGGACCGATGAGTCAGCGTTCACGGATTTTAGTGACCCGCATTGCCATTTTCGTGATTGGGGCAATGCTGCTGATCTGGGGCCTGTGGTATGAAGTCAGCAGTGATCTCTGGGGTTATCTGGCGGTGACAGGTACGGTGTATTTAGCGGGAGCGATCCCCACGGTGGTCGGCGGGTTGTACTGGTCACGAGGCAGTCAGGCCGGAGCACTGGCGGCGATTCTGGGCGGACTGCTGGGGCTGTCCGCCATGGGGCCGTGTGTCGAGCAACTCAATGACTGGTTTTCATCAGACCTCAATGGAACCCATCTGACGTTGATTACGTTTGCCTTTTCCGCAGTCGTGTATGTGTTGGGGTCACTGCTTTTACCGGATCAGCCTCGTGCAACGAATACTGACTCTGTCGAACCTGTCGCAGAAGTGTGA
- the nrdR gene encoding transcriptional regulator NrdR: MMCPFCRDGETKVIDSRLSQPFSVRRRRECLACGKRYTTYEKIEESPLKVIKKDGARVPFDRMKMVTGIETACYKRPVSPDQIESIVAQIEAEIYENFDREVPSRFIGERVSTVLKDVDQVAFVRFASVYRNFTDANDFVTEIQPMLRTDD; the protein is encoded by the coding sequence ATGATGTGCCCTTTTTGTCGTGATGGTGAGACGAAAGTAATTGATTCGCGTTTGAGTCAACCTTTCAGTGTGCGCCGACGACGAGAATGCCTGGCCTGCGGAAAGCGCTATACGACTTACGAAAAAATCGAAGAGTCGCCTCTCAAAGTCATCAAAAAGGATGGTGCGCGGGTTCCCTTTGATCGTATGAAGATGGTCACCGGGATTGAAACTGCCTGCTACAAACGCCCGGTCAGCCCCGATCAGATTGAATCCATCGTCGCGCAGATTGAAGCGGAAATCTACGAGAATTTCGATCGTGAAGTCCCTTCGCGTTTTATCGGCGAACGGGTTTCCACGGTTTTGAAAGACGTCGATCAGGTTGCTTTCGTGCGGTTCGCGTCGGTCTATCGTAATTTTACCGATGCGAATGATTTCGTGACCGAAATTCAGCCGATGCTGCGAACCGACGACTGA